Proteins encoded within one genomic window of Terriglobia bacterium:
- a CDS encoding GNAT family N-acetyltransferase: protein MEIPIGSWKVRTFEITDVAPLVLYANNWNVAKNLWDTFPHPYTTEAALGWIHYAMAQKPETHFAIASPKELIGGIGFYPQSDIYRQSAEVGLWVGEPFWGKGIATEALKAVTEYAFAHFHLVRLYAGVFEWNPASARVLEKAGYVFEGRLRKSVVKDGKNIDQLLYAIVR, encoded by the coding sequence ATGGAAATTCCAATCGGCTCATGGAAGGTCCGGACTTTTGAAATCACGGATGTGGCTCCACTCGTCCTGTACGCGAATAATTGGAACGTGGCAAAAAATCTTTGGGATACCTTTCCCCACCCCTACACGACCGAGGCTGCGCTCGGCTGGATCCATTACGCCATGGCGCAAAAACCCGAAACACACTTTGCCATCGCCTCTCCAAAAGAACTCATCGGGGGGATTGGATTCTATCCCCAGAGTGACATCTACCGGCAGTCGGCCGAGGTCGGCTTATGGGTGGGCGAACCTTTCTGGGGGAAGGGGATCGCCACCGAGGCCCTGAAGGCGGTCACCGAGTATGCCTTCGCCCATTTCCATCTTGTGCGTCTTTATGCCGGTGTGTTCGAGTGGAATCCCGCATCGGCCCGAGTGCTCGAAAAGGCGGGCTATGTCTTTGAGGGCCGGTTGAGAAAGAGTGTGGTGAAAGACGGGAAGAATATTGATCAGTTGTTGTACGCAATCGTCCGTTGA
- a CDS encoding cation:proton antiporter, producing MEHSTQILFELFLMFAAAKLLGEICERVRQPAVIGEILAGVLLGPYVLKIVSPSELTTGIAEIGVIILLFVVGLETQPSELLRVGGRAALVAVLGVVLPFVGGFVYMKAVSHSTLEAIFIGTALVATSVGITARVMADMHILSTEVARIILGAAVIDDILGMILLAIVSSLSNGKIHYVSIGFVVLEAVAFTLIMVFWGSRVAGRIRPRLDRMNTRNPAFIIALLACLGLSVAASYIGMAAIIGAFLAGLAIADQREAWGIEEKTHALYEFLVPFFFVVMGAQLNLTTFRDRGIMTTALVITGIAILTKLIGCGLGAWKMGMHAALRVGFGMVPRGEVGIIVALVGLRLHTITDAAYSVVIVMTMITTLMTPPVLRLLFKGAK from the coding sequence TTGGAACATTCGACCCAAATCCTGTTCGAGCTTTTCTTGATGTTCGCCGCGGCGAAACTTCTGGGCGAGATTTGTGAGCGTGTCCGGCAGCCTGCAGTGATTGGGGAGATCCTTGCCGGGGTTCTTCTGGGTCCTTACGTCTTGAAGATTGTCTCGCCCTCGGAGCTGACGACGGGGATCGCGGAGATCGGGGTCATCATCCTGCTGTTCGTGGTGGGGCTGGAGACCCAGCCGAGCGAATTGTTGCGGGTGGGCGGACGAGCGGCGCTGGTCGCCGTGCTCGGTGTGGTCCTCCCTTTTGTGGGGGGCTTCGTCTATATGAAAGCGGTCAGCCACTCCACGCTCGAAGCGATTTTTATTGGGACCGCCCTGGTGGCCACCAGCGTTGGAATCACCGCTCGAGTGATGGCCGACATGCATATCCTCAGCACCGAAGTGGCGCGCATTATCCTGGGAGCCGCCGTGATCGATGATATCCTGGGGATGATCCTGCTGGCGATTGTGAGTTCTCTCTCCAACGGCAAGATCCACTATGTTTCCATTGGGTTCGTCGTCCTGGAAGCCGTGGCCTTTACCCTGATCATGGTGTTCTGGGGCAGCCGCGTCGCCGGTCGGATCAGGCCCCGCCTCGACCGGATGAACACGAGGAATCCTGCATTCATCATTGCGCTCCTGGCTTGTTTGGGGCTTTCCGTTGCAGCCAGCTACATCGGCATGGCAGCCATCATCGGCGCGTTTCTGGCGGGACTCGCCATCGCCGACCAACGGGAAGCCTGGGGGATTGAAGAGAAGACTCATGCCCTTTACGAGTTTCTCGTGCCCTTTTTCTTCGTGGTCATGGGTGCACAGCTGAATCTGACGACATTCCGGGATCGCGGCATCATGACCACGGCCTTGGTGATCACGGGGATTGCCATCCTCACCAAGCTCATCGGTTGCGGCCTGGGCGCCTGGAAGATGGGGATGCATGCCGCGCTTCGCGTAGGGTTCGGAATGGTTCCACGGGGCGAGGTGGGAATCATCGTCGCGCTGGTGGGGCTCCGCCTGCATACCATTACGGATGCCGCCTATTCCGTGGTCATTGTGATGACGATGATCACGACCTTGATGACCCCGCCGGTGTTGCGGTTACTCTTCAAAGGTGCTAAATAA